Part of the Canis aureus isolate CA01 chromosome 3, VMU_Caureus_v.1.0, whole genome shotgun sequence genome, cacacagagagaggcagagacaggtagagggagaagcaggctacctcaagggagcctgatgcaggactccatccaggactctgggatcacaacctgagccgaaggcagatccctaaccactaagccacccaggtgcccctctagggAAGTTTTATCTGAAAGTTTGCTTTATCCTCATGAGTCATCTAAATTACttaatcactcattcattcatttagtcccAATCATGTATTGCATACCTGCAGTTGCAGACTTGGAAATAACGGGGAATCCAAGGATGATCTCTCAGCTCTAAAGATCTGGGACTATTTATAGGTGATAAAGATATATTCCCTGCTCTCATGAAATATGTAATTTACTTTCAGTGTTACCTATGTTATCAGACACATATAATTATTTCTACTACAATAGAACATTACAGCCCTATGAAAATAGTGCCATGGGTGCACAGAAGAGGGAGTGGTTGAGTATGCCTATATAGATCTGGGACTTGAAGGAGAACAGATCTCTTTAATTAGAGAATGCTATGAAAggttttctttccattaaaaagGAACAGCTTAGACAATGGATTTAAGACAGGAATATATAGTCAATATGATCCTTACCTAGTTTTGGAAGTGGGAAACCCATCAAAGGGACACTTTTAGAGCCAAACTTAGTGTGAGATATAGAAGTTTAGGTAATGCTGGCATACTCCTAGTTTCATTTCTAAGTTATTTCTATACAAGTTTATCTCTTTAGTTGGATTATAAATACTTTCTGGTCAGAGACCAAATCTAattcttccttgtttttctaaGTGTGCCAAACCCTTTCCAGGAGCCACTTGGATCAATATCATTCTTCATGTTCCAAAAAGAGTAAATCTTTCCTGGCAACACAAAGATACAACTATTAATATGTCCATACTCTATGTTCTCTTTTAAAGCTTCAGTCATCAATAGGtaataatgaaaaatgcaatCTTTGTCCATAAACTTTTGATTTCTGAGCcacaacatgaaaatattttgtgatacatATCTCATGGGCTTTGGCAGACTCGATGAATCTTGGAGTCTTTCTGTAATATCATGGATATGTTCTCCTGAAAGAGAACACGTCTTTACTACATGCCATGCCATTCTATTCATAAAATAGCTCTGTAATTCCAAATAGGTGACTGTTAGTCACTGTTGTATCCAGCTTTCTCCCTGGCAAATGTAAGAGGagtctttattttattcaacACGTACAGATTGAACCAATACATTCTGGGCATTTTCTATATACTGTAGACAAAACATCTAGTGAGCAACACAAGACTCTTATAGTTAGGGAGCTTAGAATATAGCATTGAGTAGAGCAGGTAAAAATCAGATGTAAAACTAACTTAATGAGATCATCTTGAATAGTGATATACAGTTGCATAAAAAGGGAACATAATAATTAGCTAATAGATGGAGGACCTGCATCTAGATTGTGTGGCCAGGAAGAATTACCTCTTAGGAGACATTTGCTCTGAGGCTGGATTTAGAATCTACTGAAAGATTTTTATCTAAGGGTGTGAAATAATTTGatatgtattttcaaaagaaCAATCTAGCAGCTGTGTAGAGAATGCTTTATAGAGGTTTCAAGATTATAAGCAGAAAGACCAGTTGTTGCCTAACTCCAGGAGAGAGATAGTATAGTCTGAACCAGGATGGAGCAACTGAAGTAGAAAAGAAGAGACAGATTGTCTACATAGAACAAATTATGGCAGGACTTGGAAACGAGAGGAATGGATGAATAAAGGATACCTTTTGACTACTGTGTGGATCttgctaacatttctttttttttaacttggagaCTAGGGACAAATATGTTTTGGAATATAAATCAAGAATTGTACTTTGATCATGGTGAGTTTGAGACACCTCCTAGATAGGGAAATAGAGAATTAAGTAGGCAATTAGATATGCAATTCCTAAATACAATACAGAGACCAAAGTTGAAGACAAATTTAGAAGTCATTAAAACTATAGGCAGTATTTAAACCAGAGGGTAGAAACCATTCAGAATGAGACTATAGAGCAAAAAGTGAATAGGATTGAACCCCAGGGTATTCCAAATTTAGAGGCCAAGTAGGGGAGGTAGAATTGtcaaaggagagggggaggaactTTCTAGACAGGCAAGAGGAAAACATAGAGTCATGTTACACAAAGGAAAGTGAGGGTCTGAACGAAGAAGACGTATTCAAATTAAATGATACCAAGGGGCTGAATTGGATGAACACAGACAAGGGGCCATCATATTTGATGACACAAAGGTGAGCTTAACAGGAGAAGTGGATAACATAAGCCAACTTGGAATGTATTGTAACAAAGAATAGGAGGCAATGAGGAGAGTAAATATAGAATCACATTTTCAAGAAGGTTTTGTTCAAAGGGGAGAAGATGTGTGACAGTAATTGAAGAGAAATGTAATACCAGGGATCTATAGGGTTTTTTAACacataggttttaaaatttttgttcctgtttttaGAGATGTAAAATATTAGAGCATGGTCTTGTTTTCTAAGGAAATGACCCAGTAAAAGAGTAAGCTGATGACTGTAACAGTTATCAACTTATTGTCTCTCAGCTCCAAACTTACCCTTCAATATATTCTCTGCAATAATGGACAGAATGCTATTAAGCTTCTCTCCTGCACATTGTTAAACGTTCTCAGTAGAGGGTGATGAAGGGACATTGTAGGAAGCATCAGCTATGCTGACATTTTCAGTGGCTTTGCAGTGGGTTGGTAGTGTGGATACTGGGCCATCTGATGGAGCTCTTTCCCAGTCTTGTTCCCAGGACCTGTCCATCATTTTATGACCTTGCAGACTTGTCCTGGACTAATGATAATCTTCCCTGGCCTTTGCTACCCAGAAAATGACACCACAAAACTTCCTGCTGATGAAGGCCTCCTGCTTGCATGGGCACCCATTCCTTTGGCAGGTCTCCTGCAGAGTCCCCACCTGCTCTGCATGCCCATGCCCCTGCTGGCCAATCATCTGCACTCTGCCCACACCCACACAGGGTGTTTTTTGCTTGCTCAGCAACTGCACACTGGGCATGGCCTGGACCAACAGCAACCTCTGCTACTTTCACCAACAAGGTCTGACCCTCTGCCTTGGGAAGGCCCCTTCCAAGTTGCTCCCTCCTTGAATTTCCTCCCTCTACCCTAAGGGTACCATGTGGTTTCCTTACATATTATAATCTCTCCTTTATCAAGGGTTTACTATTTCTCTATTCAAGACTTCTTGGGTTTAGTTCATGTTGtggtttctaccttttttttaattattattattcatgagaaagagagggggagagggggagggggaagagaagggagggagtgagggggagagagagagaaagagagagagagagagagagagagacaggcaggcagagagagaagcagctccatgcagggagccccacgtggaactcaatcccaggtctctaggatcaggccctggactgaaggcggtgctaaaccgttgagccacctgggctgcccctggttTCTACCTTCTAATTGGATCCAGATGATACGGCCACAAGAGAGATTATAACTGCAGGAATTTAGCACTAGCTGCTACTTAGAATATGCcagtttttaaagcattttccttGGCCATATCTtcatatatgtaattaaaaaactCTCACCTTCTTGGTTTCTTCTCAGTATATATTTAACATCCTTGCCTCTTTATAATGgttttccttgaaaatatttacctctttgtttcttttaggaGTATTTATCCATCTGTAAGAATCTGTCCTGCCCAAAAGGCTGGGTGCCAGACATTTTCACCTTTTACTCCTGTTAGAAGACCAAATTGCATTTGCTGCGTACATAGTTGGCAATTATCTCAGATAGGAAATGGCCACACCAAATGTCGAGACAAAGCAAGAGTTACCTCTATATTTATGATGATTTAGTTTTTGGAAGAACCAGAAGCACTAATCTCTGAGCTATCCTGAATGTATTATCCTATCTGGGCTTACACTTTCTCTTAGGATTTATACATTACAaacttatttccctttctttactTAAATCTCCAGGTCACATTCTAATAGGTAGTCTCTGTTCTAAAATTACagccctctgtgtgtctttttaaaaaatctgccccTCGAATAAGACCTCTAATGCCCCTTATTCATTCTCACTACAGCCGAAAAGTGGTCATGGAAAGTCACTTTACTAACAGAGAACAACACATGCTGTGCCAGGTTTCCATGGTTTCACAACTCTTGTTCATTCTGACCTTAACAACTGCAACAGTCTACGGTGATGCCCTGGTTCAGGGAAcctgctccttctcttttctcatccCTTAACTGCCTTCCCactataattataaaattcaggggatccctgggtggcgcagcggtttagcgcctgcctttggcccagggcccgatcctggagaccctggatcgagtcccacgtcgggctcccagtgtatggagcctgcttctccctctgcctttgtctctgcctctctctctctctctctctctctgtgtgactatcattaaaaaaaaaaaaaaattcaaactccttGCCATAGGCTACAAAGGCCATACATAATCTGGCCCCTGCCTTTGTCTCTAACTTCTTCCTCCATATTGCTTGCATTGACAATACTCCAGGCATAATGATCTCCTCTTCCTTATATAAATCAAGCTCCATCATGTCTCAGGGGGTTGatagttgtcattttttttctgttccatctTTCCCTCATGGATACCTCCTTTCCACTAGTAGTTTGATTTCACTTGAAATGCCTTCCTCTCTGAGATGCCTTCTCCACTATCTTTGTTACCTCCATCACCAGCATGCCACCACTGTCCATTACATACTTTGTTGACACTACTTTAGTAGGTTGgaattattttctatcttttttattgcagtgtaaattttttttatggcAGAGAATTCATGTGCCTTTTTGACCACTTTATCTCTAAAGAGtagaacagttcctggcacatgatAATATTTTTTGACCATCTGAATGTTTACTGGGCTTTGAACCATGAACCATGATTCATGGGCAAATAAGTAGAAAATTTATTATCCCTTACCCAGAGGAAACTGGATAAAtagattgtttttattataattgttcttGCCTAGAAATACCAAGAGTAGGTCAGAGGCCCAGTGGTATCTGGGACATGGTTTAGAgtgaaaaattaaggaagaatatGATGCCAAattgttttataataattatGTTGTACCTTTCAACTGAAATTCTATCAATCATTCTTTTTTGGCCAAATTTTGGGAAGGTCTGTTAAaatgcaagagagagagattaaaatgTTGATTACAGAAACCAGTGTTGTTGATTATCTACATCATGGGTTTCCAACATGTTTCATCACAAGCTCTCCCACAAGTCCAACACACCTGTAGGTTAGCATGGCTGACAGCCTGGCTGAAATGGTATAACAGAACCTGTACCCTACCCACCAGGCACCTCTTCTAAGTCCTGTCCATTCAGGAAGTACCTGAAGTACCACCTAGAGCACCCAGATCTGCACAGATCAAGGTTTGAAAAACCATAAGTTTTAAACTGACTCCTTTATTTGGGAAATAGGCCCATAGAACTGAAGTGCTTTATCCAAAATTGTAAAATTACTGTCAACAAAAGGACTGAAGCTCAGCTTCCTAAACTCTAGGGAACTGTGTTTTTACCTGTGTTGTTCTATATTCCTGGAAGATAAATTCTATCAAATTAAATTAGCTCCTAGCAGTTGGAGTTCTTATAGGGAGAGAAAAGTCAGAGGTTTTCAGTATCCAGGGGGCCTTGCTTAGAATTCTGTTGCTCCTCTAGGACTCTAGGCATGGAGAATTGCCTTTCAGGACTTCTCTTGCCACTTGGATGTCATCTTGAGCTTGTCTTTAGcagcagaaacaagaaaaatgagaccattatctccaaatatttttaCATGACTTTATTGCACTGGATTTCCATGAATCAGAGACAACTTTTAACCATTAGGTGTCCTGACTTCCCATTTGTGAAGAGTGGCATGACTCTGATCAAGAAGTATGGTCCTTTTTCATgggtattttcaatttttattcttaagtagAAGCCCAATtagaagttatttatttgttaaattggTTGTTTATTGATTAGCAATGGTGCAGATCTCATGCTAATTGGGAGTTCAGAGCCAAACACAAGATCTGGCATGACTGCaaacactttataaatatttttaatcaagtgAATGAATTTCAGAGGTGTTATCTAGCAAATAtagtttaataatatattaacttCATTTCTGACTACAGATTGAGGTGGGTGCACACTCTTTGTGCCATATGCAATTGTTATATCCCAGGCATCAATGAGGCCCACATTAAGATCTTGAAAAATTTCCTTAAGGGCAAGATACTGGACATAACCATGAAAGTCACTAAATCTTTCCACATCACCATGCATCTCCCTGATGTTTTCTGCCTTGATAATAACCATAGTGTCTGGGCTTCTCAGAAGAAGACGCTGAACAGCTTTGTGGACATTGAGGGCCCTTCGGATAAAAACATCAATGGGGAAGGGCCTGAAATGCTGGCCCAGAGAAATAACAATGACagtgtttttttctcctccagtTCTGTCAATGACTCGGGCAatgtattcaatttctttcactgaATAGGTCAATGATCCAATCAGAGGGTAACCATGTTTTTGCCACTGGATGTTGATATTCTTGTCCAAATCCACAGCAAGCTGGTGTTGAAATTTTCCCGATTCATGCAGATCCACTGACTTCAGTGCTTATGACAAGTAGGCAATCCcaaaataaaagaagtataaaGTTATAAAGAtctaaagacagaagaaaagtTTTGGTGTTTATAATCAGATAAGTTAATCATGCATAACTGATTTTATTATAGGTTTAAATGAAGGAAtagctttgaaaattattttaacaatccAAAGTGTTATACAGGTAAGAGGTTATATATGTTCATTTGTAGAACCATGCAGAAGCAAACTGATTGGGGATGTAAGCACTGCAGTAACTTCATGGGAGCATGATGTAGTTAATTTTTTAGGTATTATATTTGTACATTTCGTGAGCTGTAGATTAAGCTTGAGGCTAGAGAAAGTACTTAtgtctttacattaaaaaaacaagtaaactTATTTCTCCAAATACTCAGAGTTTCCATAAGACTGGAATTATATTCTATACTTTTGTGTTTCCTTTACATATGCTTAGAATAGTACTGAGCATCTCATCTATAATAGTATTACTATTCACTTGTGAAGGTCTTCATAGTTTACAAAGCATTTGGATATATTCATTCGCCTCAAGGCATGTTCCTTCCTCCCTACAcaaacagacacagacacactGTAGTCCTTCTTATCCACTGaggatacattccaagacccctGGTGGATGCCTGAGACTGCAGATAGCACTGAACCCTATATATACCatgtttttttcctgtacatatatacctatgataaagttgaatttataaattaggcacagtaaaagattaacaacaatgaaaataaaatagaacaattataacaatatactgcaATAAAGTTATGCAAATGTGATCTCTCTCAAAATGTCTTGCTGTACTGGACTCCTCCTTTTTCTGTGATGacgtgagatgataaaatgcctatgtgatgagatgaagtgaggtggaTGATGTAGGCATCACAACATAGccttaggctactattgacctcaCAATATGTCAGGAGGATGATCTGCTTCCAGACTGCAGTTGACAGCAAGTAGCTCAAACTGTAGAAAATGAAACCAACTCCTgggtatatacacacatacacacacacgtacatgcaGACACATTTAATTATCATATTATAGAAAATCAAGAGATGAAATGACCTGCTgaagctagtaagtgacagaagCTGCACCTCAATTTGAAGCTCCTCCCAACTCTCATGAAAACTGTCTACCCAACCTTAGAACCTATGAAAACATGAGTATAATACTAACAGAATAAAGCCAAGTCCTTCCATTTTTCATCCTATAAATTAGGCCTTTATCAGACTATCAGGGCCAGCTGCTTTGTAGTTAGAACTTCTGAGGAAAATATGTAGAAAAGGATTATTAATGCTTTGTAACAAGTGCCATCTTTGAAGTAAAGGGCTACATTTAGTTTTCACCCAAGGCGTTTGAAAATAAAGATACTGGAACATTAGTTGAAGGAAGATGGCAGTATCATTGTCTTCGTTCTGCTTCTGACTTACTTCAACTTCCTTTTCCAAAGCATGctataaaatttaacttttaacaaAATGTGCAACAGACGTTTTGCTACAATTTAAATGGTTAGACAAAGAGGAGGGAACTCATTAAACTCAGACTTTCTATAACCTAAGGAATTCAGTATTGTAGAATGGAATGCTAAAGATTACCACCAGACCCTTAATCTTATAGACCAGGAAACTGAGGTCTAGAAGAATTCAGAGGTCACAACTGAAAACTCTCCCCTTTGGTGGGAATTCCACCTACTGCTTGGAGCTGAGGCCCTACCGTTCTCTTTTTTATTGGGAGGATCAGCCTACCTTCTAAAGTGCGAGATCACAAAAGTGGCAGCCATGTCAGAAAGGCTGTAATGGAGACACATAAGGTGAGCTATTCCCAGTAATGACAGCCAGGAGCCAGGACCCGGGAcccagcaggcaggcaggcacctCATTTTCCAGTTAAGAGTGCTAAGGTCTACTAGTGAATTCTGAATTATTATTGGTGTATCCTTGGTTTAGTAAATAGAGCAACTGGACTAGGATTCTAGCCACTGGATTCCAGCCCCAATTTGGACATGGGATAACAGTCACAGTAGCTCTTGTTCACTGGGCACTATGTGTCTTGCAATGTACTAAGTATTTTATAACCATTATCTCATTGGGTCTTCATAACAACCATCAGATAGTATTATTATTTGTAGTTGATggatgagaaaaataaggcaCCAAAAATAAGTAACACACCAAAAGTCATAGCTTCTGAGTGGCACAGCCTACGTACATTAGACAACACAGCCTATActtttaagtattatttctaACTGGTGCTAAGTCATTGCCTTGCTCCTGGAAGTTTTCTTTTCAAGTAATGATAACAGGGATGATAGCTTACACCAAAGAGGACCTACCTATGTAACAATTCTAAATGCATTGTATATATTACTTCATTCTACCAGGTGggttattttttcatgtttattttatagatgaagaagctgagaagGACAACGGTtatataacttgcccaaggttacccAGGTAGAACATGAAGAAGCCAGATTTTGCTCTGAGATCATCTAGGATCTAGAATCTACATCCTTAATCATTATGCCAACTGTAGAAAATGGGCAATGTAGTATCTTACATTATTTTCAGCTCTGTCAATGATTTTCTGGGCATGCTGGGTACATACTCAGGTACACATTGGGATACAGatataataaatcttttctaCACATGCTCCTTCCAGTCAGattaatgtattcttttaaaagaaagacaatgATGTCTTGAAAAGTTTTAGTGTGTTGTGATTAAGAGATATGAAGAAGAGGCATTTCCTATTGCTCccttgaaataaaaagtaaatttctgaAAGGGATATGAATAATGGCTTAGACTGAGGCATACTGTTGATACTGTTTTTGAAATATTCCATCCACTGGCGGACTGTGGAATCTCCCATTAGATACACGAATTTTCCTGTTAGGCATTCTTTCATTTTGATCGGAGCCAAACTACAGGAGACAGGATTCCATGTCTCTTTCCAGACATGTCCACCAGGGATTGTGGATGTCATTCCaaacttgcatttctttttcactgGAACAGTTTTTCCTGCCAAAGAATCAGCAAGATAAGATCTAAAATATCACACATGCATCAGTATTTATTAAGAACCTACTATCTTTTCTAAGTATCCTTTTAATGGGTCATGAAGGAGGTGAAAAAGCCTATTGAAGCATCATCATCTTAATGTAATAGTTCTTTTTAGCAAAATTTTTCTCTGATATGAATATTCTAAATTATGCCCATTAATGTTTATTATAGAGAACATATTTTCTCTACCCACTCCCCACAAAGAACTCTCttggtaaaatttaaatatttgctttcctATGGAAGTAAAGTTATCAATTCTTGCTTAGTAATAAAAACccaattattttatcattttaagccTACTTTACCTCCAAGTTTGTCCACTCTGTCACAGTGTCTTAAATGACATCAGCAAACTAAATTCTTTGAATAGAGGGTCCAGGATGGCAGCATAGGAAGATCCTGAACCTACCCCCTCCCATGGACACACCGAATCTCCCACTACATATACAACAATTCCCCCTGAATAACTGAGGTCCTATTGAACAGCTGCTTCACAACAAATGATAGAGGGACTGCATAGAGAAAGGTAAAAAGATGGAGGCATGGTAACCAGGGGAGCCCTGTCCTCAACACAGCAACCTGCATTAGGGAGGGATATCATGCAGAGGACCACACACAGATGTGCTTGTCGTGGGCACAGCAGAAAACCATCTATTTAAAAGGCAACTAGTCTATAAGTGAAGTAAATCCATTTACTAACCCTGCATCATCTGTTATGTAAGTAGGGGAACTACTGAAATGCTTTCTGGGGTGGGAGATGCTGacaagtgccttttttttttttttttcatattccctCTTTGCTATAATAGCATGGATAGAAACAGGGTCAAGTGCTCTAGCAGCTTACTAGATCTGCCCTATGCAAGTCCTGAGTCTCTAGTTTACAGCAGTTCCAGCTTCCCCCAAGGCACTACCCTATCCCAAACGCCCTCACCCCTGTTTGTGCCCTCCCTAGCTCCATCTGTCCTGCCAAGGGACCCCAGAGTTGCATGCCATAGAGTTTCCCAAGGTCACGCCTGACCCAGCCATCTTGCCAATGTAGCCCAGGTAGCCCTGCATGGTGTGCATCAGGAACCCCCAGGCATGCACTCACTCAAGATTTAGCCATCTCATGAGGATGGACATAGCAGGATCCCCTGGCCCATGTCCACTCCAGGTCCAGCTATCTTATCAGGATGGCCCCAGCACAGTTCACCCTGGAAACCCCAGGACCCACACTTGTTCCAGCCCCAGTCATCCCACCAAAACCACAAGGCACACAGCTCACACGGGGGATGCTCCTATACAAGGCCACTCTTTTAAGACAGAGAGGTAACTATTCTGcctaattcatagaaaaaaaccccacaaaaatgaacaaagaacaaagaatttggttccaaatgaaaaaagcaaaataaagccctagaaaaaaaccccaatgaaacagagataagcaatttatctgataaagaattcaaattaATAGTTATAAAGACATTGACCAAAATGGATGAGTAGAGGGCTTCAAAAAAgagttagaaaatataaaaataaccagagctgaagaatacaaacTGAAATGGGAAGTAAACTAAGGTAAATCAACAGCAGATTAGATGAAACAGAAGAATGGAATAGCAATCTGGAAGACAGAGAAGTGGAAACCATCCAAGCTGAATGGCacaaatgctttttgtttgtttgtgtgtttatttgtttcaGGAGTTGAATTAGtgacatatataacatataatttataGTGACATATACTCATCTGaataaatgccctccttaatgcccatcacccatttagtccgttccccccacacacatcccCTTCCAGCAATCtttagtttattctctatagttaagagtttcttacgGTTTGtatccctttctgtttttatcttatttttccttcccttatgttcatctgttttgtttcttatattctacatgagtgaaatcatatgttatttgtctttgacttatttcatttaacataatataatctagttccatccatgttgttgcaaatggtaagatttcatcctttttgatggttgagtagtattccattgtctatatataccatatcttctttatgcattcatctgtcaatagacatttgggctctttccataatttggctattgttgatagtggctggtataaacattgggatgcatatGCCCCATTTGAATCAGCATTttcatatcctttggataaatacctagtagtgcaattgctgggtcataggttagttctagttttaactttttgaggaacctccatattattctccagagtggccgcacctgcttgcattcctgccaacagtgcaaaagagttccccttgctccacatccttgtcaacatctgttagtttcctgagttgttaattttagccattctgacaatgtgaggcggtatctcattatggttttgatttgtatttccctgatgatgaatgatgttgagcatttttttttttcatgtgtctgttagccatctggatatcttctttggagaagtgtctattcatgtcttcttcccatttcttaattgggttatttgttttttgggtgttgagtttgatatgatcctctcaatagatacagaaaaagcatctgacaaaatataGGATCCTTTCctgataaaaatcctcaagaaagTAGTGAGAGAAGAAAGgtacctcaacaaaataaattttaaaaattaaaattaaaataaaggtagTCTAAGGTAGCTATGGAATAACATCAAGAATACTAACACTTATactatagggatcccagaagaagaaagagagataaatgGGCAGAAAACTCATTTGCataaataatggttgaaaatttctttaacctggagaaagaaatagacatcaaggtccaggaagcacagagagtcCCAAACCAGTTGAATCCAAAGAGATCTATACTAAGGCTGGGTACGCCAACTAAAATGGCAAAAgttaaagaatcttaaaatcagtaagagaaaaacaatcaacATAGGAAACACTGTGAGACTATCAGCTGATGtttagcagaaactttgtaggCAAGAAGGGAATGGAAGCATATATTTagagtgctgaaaggaaaaacttaTAGTAAAGAATATCTAGCAAgtttatcattcagaattgaaggaaatATAGTTTCTGGGActaacaaaaactaaaggagttaaTCACCACTACACTGTACTTACAAGAAATTATAAAGGGTtttctttaaacagaaaataGGCTATAacttgaaatatatacatatattcatatctatctatacacacacatatgtgtgtgtgtgtatatatatatgaaaaaaatccattGGTAAAGGCAAATATATAGAAAGGTTGTAAATCAGCCACTTAAAGCACTAGTATGGGGagtccaagatggcagaggagtaggagaccttagttttgtctggtcccaggaattcagctagatagctatcaaatattctgaacacctgtgaactcaattggagatctaagaaaagaataagtGCAACTtgacaaatagaaaagtgactaCTTTCTGTA contains:
- the NXPE4 gene encoding NXPE family member 4 isoform X4; the encoded protein is MKSPCPEVPLHPVVSSAETELRIKRITGKLDQLIPPRPFTHMNTTTSAAHSTATILHPRDAYCRGDRLDVVLEGRDHLGRRKEYGGDFLRARMSSPALKAGASGNVTDYNNGTYLVSFTLFWEGWVSLSLLLIHPSEGASALWRARNQGYDRVIFTGQFASGTSHVDTDCALVLNSSTELCEYLDAQDQEAFYCVRPPHMPCAALTHMHSKNKDVSYLSKQEWSLFERSNVGVEIMEKNVISVSKCNRKTVPVKKKCKFGMTSTIPGGHVWKETWNPVSCSLAPIKMKECLTGKFVYLMGDSTVRQWMEYFKNSINTLKSVDLHESGKFQHQLAVDLDKNINIQWQKHGYPLIGSLTYSVKEIEYIARVIDRTGGEKNTVIVISLGQHFRPFPIDVFIRRALNVHKAVQRLLLRSPDTMVIIKAENIREMHGDVERFSDFHGYVQYLALKEIFQDLNVGLIDAWDITIAYGTKSVHPPQSVVRNEVNILLNYIC